A window from Balearica regulorum gibbericeps isolate bBalReg1 chromosome 1, bBalReg1.pri, whole genome shotgun sequence encodes these proteins:
- the RASL11A gene encoding ras-like protein family member 11A translates to MRLPSMSQPFLLAPIAECAPGPPGAQVRLAVLGARGVGKSAMIVRFLTKRFIGDYEPNTGNLYSRLVRLEGDHVAVQIQDTPGCIQVQEDCVQVLDSLSRCVKWAEGFLLVYSITDYSSYQSVRPLYQYIRKVHPDARTPIIIVGNKADLLHARQVQAKEGLQLANELGSLFLEISTSDDSQGVCDVFQYLCKEVSKLQHAGSTDRRRSSIIPRPKSPNMQDLKRRFKQALSSKVK, encoded by the exons ATGCGCCTGCCGAGCATGTCCCAGCCGTTCCTGCTGGCGCCCATCGCCGAGTgcgccccggggccgcccggcGCCCAGGTCCGTCTGGCCGTGCTGGGCGCCCGCGGCGTCGGCAAGAGCG CGATGATCGTGCGGTTCCTGACGAAGCGGTTCATCGGGGACTACGAGCCCAACACAG gcaACCTCTACTCCAGGCTGGTCCGTCTGGAGGGGGACCACGTTGCCGTGCAGATCCAAGACACGCCGGGGTGCATCCAG GTGCAGGAAGACTGCGTGCAGGTGCTGGACTCCCTCTCCAGGTGCGTGAAGTGGGCAGAGGGTTTCCTCCTGGTTTACTCCATCACGGACTACAGCAGCTACCAGTCAGTCCGACCTCTCTACCAGTACATCCGCAAGGTCCACCCAGATGCCAGGACTCCCATCATTATCGTGGGGAACAAAGCAGACCTCCTCCACGCCAGGCAGGTACAGGCGAAAGAGGGACTACAGCTGGCAAACGaactgggcagcctgttcttgGAAATCTCCACGAGTGACGACTCCCAAGGCGTCTGTGATGTTTTCCAGTATCTTTGCAAAGAGGTCAGCAAACTACAGCACGCCGGCAGCACGGACAGGAGGCGGTCGTCCATCATCCCTCGGCCCAAATCTCCCAACATGCAAGATCTAAAGAGACGTTTCAAACAGGCTTTGTCTTCCAAAGTCAAATAA